Proteins encoded in a region of the Deltaproteobacteria bacterium genome:
- a CDS encoding DUF502 domain-containing protein, with product MGRHQNPGDAAAVPAIIAVPAINLLWPFQARQAMERISKAIKKTFFAGLVVVVPIVITAAALIWLFRLLDGFLSPILHQLLGREVAGLGILIEIVLIFLVGLLATNVLGSRLLKFIQDLLIRIPVVKNIYPTIRQLVEAFSPNKESSFRKVVLVEYPQKGTFSLGFLTSEVSMN from the coding sequence GTGGGTCGGCATCAAAATCCGGGGGATGCAGCAGCTGTTCCAGCCATCATTGCAGTACCTGCCATTAATCTCCTGTGGCCTTTTCAGGCCAGGCAAGCCATGGAGCGAATCAGCAAAGCGATCAAAAAAACTTTTTTCGCCGGATTGGTGGTGGTGGTTCCCATCGTCATCACGGCTGCGGCTTTAATCTGGCTGTTTCGTTTGCTCGATGGCTTTTTGAGCCCGATCCTGCACCAGTTGCTGGGCAGGGAAGTCGCCGGCCTGGGCATCCTGATCGAAATCGTGCTCATTTTTTTGGTCGGCCTTCTGGCCACCAACGTTTTGGGGTCGCGGCTGTTGAAGTTTATTCAGGATCTGTTGATACGCATCCCGGTGGTGAAAAACATCTACCCGACGATCCGCCAGCTTGTGGAGGCTTTCTCCCCAAACAAGGAATCCTCTTTCAGAAAAGTAGTCCTGGTAGAGTATCCCCAGAAAGGCACTTTTTCCCTGGGCTTTTTGACCAGTGAAGTCTCTATGAACC